ACAAACCAAACAGTTAAACACAGGACCAACCCTGaagtaaataaacaagtaaaaagtTCTGATCATGTACAAACCAATTAAACACAACCTTGCCACGGGGATGAACAGGCACTGACAggcaaaacaaactaaatactAAACTTAGTGCAcactaaattaaatagaaacagaaatgtttaacaACATGCCTCAAATATACATACAGCATGTATTAAAACAGAATACAATTAAAACACACCACCACCACAATACCTTTAAtcagacaaagaaaaaagatcccatttcaaaataaaattcagaGATACTAAAACCTGGTTGTGGCAAAACATGGTAAGTCTAACATGACAACCACAGCAATACAGTCATGAGGAAGGATATTGTGTAAAATGCATGAAAGGAAAATAGAATGGCAAGCTGCTTGATTCGGGTCTTGTTTATTAgtataatgacaataattttatttaaataattttaataaatcattatacatttaatataccTGTGCTTTGGTAATGTAAATCCTAagtttaaatcattaataaaatatgaatctaTGAAGATATTACCagtgtttcatttgaaaaacatcCTAAGCAGCTTCAGTACCATGGAGAGCAGCCAGATTCTGCCTTAAGATTGTTTCATAACTAATACACAGATGCACAAGTCATTGTCTTACCTCCCCAGACTCTCTCCTCCTTCGATCTGGTATCACCAGAGTGTTTCTATTACTGCCTGGTGCTATAGTAGAGCCGATACTCATTCTGGGTCCAACTAACATGTACCGTTTGTCTCCAGATCTGTACTGGATGCTGTGACACAGAGTCCCGTCGTAATTTGTATCCTGTAAATACTTGGACGAATAGTCTGTGGATTTAGAGCACTGCATTACAATCAACACGATGATGCTGATGACAAAAAGCACCGAAACCGAGCCCAAAGTGaggatcaaataaaatgtcacgttGTTTTCCTCCTCGTCTTTTACTGCGTTTTTCACGTCAGAAGCTGCAAAAGCCTCTTTGGGCTCCACAACTTTGACAATCACAGTCGCTGTTGCTGAGAGAGAAACGTTCCCATTGTCTTTGACCAGTATGATCAGTTTATGCTGGGCCTCGTCTGTTTCTGTGAACGAGCGAAGGGTCCTTATCTGTCCTGTATAGCGGTCCAAACCAAAGAGACTGTGCTCACTAACTTCCTGCAGTGAAAATAATAACCAGCCGTTGTATCCTATATCTGCGTCATAGGCTCTGACTTTAGTCACCAAATGACCTCATGTTCACATTACGAGGAATCTCTTCCACACCCTCAGCAGAACCGTTAGCGCTGACTGGATAGAAGATCACTGGACGTTGTCGTTCTGATCCAGAATGAACACGTTCACTGTCACGTTACTGCTCAGAGACGGAGCTCCAGAGTCTGTGGCGAGGACGTGGAACTGAAACTTTTTCACAGACTCAAAGTCAAAGCTCTTTAGAGCATAAATCTCCCCATTTTCAGAGTTAATGTTAATGAAGGACGTATATTTGTTTTCCTCACTACCTTCTCTCCATATTTGATAGCTAACTATAGCATTTTCATTTGAGTCTTTGTCAGTCgcagacagaaaataaaaatttgcctGGGACATTATTTTCTGTAACATAAAACTCATATGGAGAAAATGAGAATTGGACTATTATCATTTACATCTGATATCAGAACAGTTATAGATTTAACTGAAGACAGTGATGGTTGTCCCATATCTTTTGCACTTAATGTGATGTCATACTGAATCGTGGTTTCTCTGTCTAGTGATCCAGAAGTAActaaagaataaatattatcGTGTGATGACGGCATTAGTTTAAAAGGTATATCATCAGATATTGAACAGGAGATTTTTCCATTGAGTCCAGAGTCTAAATCAGTGATGCTAATCAAAGCCACTGTAGTCCCAGGTCTAGAATCTTCTGGAATGGCGCTTGAAAATGATGTCACCTCTATTTCCGGTGCATTATCATTTACATCaactatttttatgattacaCTTTTATCCGTCGCAAGAGGAACAGTTCCTTTGTCAGACGCCTGAATATCAATTTCATATATATCTTTTACCTCAAAATCTAAAAGGCCATTCACAATAATTTCTCCAGTGAGTGAATTAACTTGAAAAAGTTCACGTAAATTATCATCAACATTATTTCCCAATGCATAAACTACTTCTCCATTTTGACCCTCGTCCAAATCAGTGGCATTGACCTGCACAACTGTTGTGCCCACGGCTGCGTTTTCATTCAGTACAACAGTGTAAGTTTCTTTTGTGAATACAGGCACATTATCATTAATATCCAGcacatcaataaatatttctactGAGCCAGACTTAGGAGGTCTCCCTCCATCTAAAGCAGTTAATactaatttgatgtttttcgTCACTTCCCTGTCAAGAGACTTGTGCAAAATCAAAATAggaattttaacattttctctgTCTTTAATCTCAAGACGGAAATGCTCGTTATGACTGAGTTTGTATGTCTGAACCGAATTACTTCCACTATCAGGATCACGCGCTGCCTGTAGAGGATATCGCGCGCCTGGCAGAACAGATTCCCCGATTTCTAGCCGCTTTTCAGACTCAGGAAACCGTGGGCTGTGATCGTTCACATCTAGTATCTCTACAATGACATAGTGAATTTCCAGCGGGTTTTCTAGAGCGATTTTCAGGTTGATTAAACACGGAGCGCTTCTCTCGCACACCTCCTCTCTGTCTAGTTTACCGTTCACATAAAGGACGCCGTCATTCTGATTCAAACTGAACATGGACTCGCCTGAGGTCGACACGATGCGAAATCCTCTTTCCTTCAGTGTTCTGTGATCAATACCTAAATCCTTCGCGATATTTCCCACAGCAACCCCGTCCTTCTGCTCCTCCGAGATCGAGTACCGTATTTGCGCCCAAACCGTTCTTCTTCAAACAACAACCAGACAGCAATAAAAGCGAGTTTGGCGTTCAGCTCCGGCCGACGAGAGCGTCTTCTTTGTtccatttttgatttttttttgttccaaatTAATTTCACGATCAGTCTACAAATATTTGTTGAATAGTTCCATCGTTGCTCACATTTACGACGAAAGCCTGTCAGGCGATACAAAAACGCTGTACTCAATCTGGACAAAATCTAACAGCACCGGAgctaaaaatgagaaaacacaAGAATGAACAGAGAGGGCGGATCAAGAAAACCCTTAGCCTTATGACGTCACGAGTCTTTCTCTAGGTTACACTGACATCTTTCGAGCTAAAGCGTTAGTTACATTGCAGCGTCTAAAAATACTGTACTGGTCTCAGATGCATGCAGTTTTGTCCtcaaaaaatctataaatccaTATAAACCGTGATATAAGATGTGCTGAAATACCAAATAGAATTACACAAGATCGAAAAATATCGTTTAGGAAAACAAGTGAGTGaatgaaaggaaaagaaaaagaagggaagTTCTGAAAAGACTCTGCTTCCAATACCAACTTTATAACTAAAAATTGAACAGTATGCCGTTAACACACATTTAGAACTGCACAAACTTTAGAATAAAGATCAGCAGTACAGAAAACATCAAAGCTGCAAACAATCTGGGGACAAGGCATTAGAGTATTATACTTTGGAGAAGATtgttaatttacatttcaatcAGATTACGTCCGAAAACAATCCAGtcagttaaaacaaacaaacaaaaaaacatcacactCTGTAGATATGTGATATGGGGTCCATTCACAGACCACTTTCTCTAAAAGGACAAACATCATTAGAGACTGCAAGCAGAGTTCAGCACACAATCCACATAATGCCTTCAAGAGCAGaatacaatgaaaacacacaaattattgtaatatttctaacATTAAATTCCatgaccaaaataaaagttataatcaTGGGCTTTGGTAGTGTAAAATTGTAAGTCTAAGTCATATAAAGTCtgattttaagaaaagaaaagaaaagaaaactgtgttctttttaaaatatcagtacTGCAGTGGTTTCCCGTGTTCCCGGGGCCTGGATCTCTCCTTTCTCTGATACAACCATTTCAGGTCTTGCAGTCTCTAATAATGAGCTGATTagctgaatcaggtgtgtttgattaaggagACATGGAAAACATTGCAGAGTTGGAGGGCATCTAGAAACGGGATTGGGAGCCACTTCAGTAGTGGACTGATTAGGTTCAGTACCATGGAGAGCAGCCAACTCATGACTTAAGATTGTTTTCAACAATACACAGATGCATTGGCCGATTGCTTAACACCCATTTTCAGGCTTGGACCTCTGTTTCTATTACTGCCTGGTGCTATAGTAGAGCCGATACTCATTCTGGGTCCAACTAACATGTACCGTTTGTCTCCAGATCTGTACTGGATGCTGTGACACAGAGTCCCGTCGTAATTTGTATCCTGTAAATACTTGGACGAATAGTCTGTGGATTTAGAGCACTGCATTACAATCAACACGATGATGCTGATGACAAAAAGCACCGAAACCGAGCCCAAAGTGaggatcaaataaaatgtcacgttGTTTTCCTCCTCGTCTTTTACTGCGTTTTTCACGTCAGAAGCTGCAAAAGCCTCTTTGGGCTCCACAACTTTGACAATCACAGTCGCTGTTGCTGAGAGAGAAACGTTCCCATTGTCTTTGACCAGTATGATCAGTTTATGCTGGGCCTCGTCTGTTTCTGTGAACGAGCGAAGGGTCCTTATCTGTCCTGTATAGCGGTCCAAACCAAAGAGACTGTGCTCACTAACTTCCTGCAGTGAAAATAATAACCAGCCGTTGTATCCTATATCTGCGTCATAGGCTCTGACTTTAGTCACCAAATGACCTGCGTTCACATTACGAGGAATCTCTTCCACACCCTCAGCAGAACCGTTAGCGCTGACTGGATAGAAGATCACTGGAACGTTGTCGTTCTGATCCAGAATGAACACGTTCACTGTCACGTTACTGCTCAGAGACGGAGCTCCAGAGTCTGTGGCGAGGACGTGGAACTGGAACTTTTTAACAGACTCAAAGTCAAAACTTTTCAGAGCACTAATTACGCCTGTCTCAGAATTGATGTTAAGGAATAAAGTCATGTCGCTCTGTGTCTGATCGCCTCTTATAATATGATATGTTACatgagcattttcatttttatctttatcaGTGGCGCTCACAGAAAATATAGACTGTCCGGGTGGATTATTTTCAAACAGGTAAATCTCAAGAGGGCTGTGGGGGAATTGCGGTGTATTATCGTTAACATCGGACACCTCTATGCTCAGAGATTTTGAAGATGAAAGAGCTGGGTTTCCTAAATCAGTAGCTGTTACTGTGATGTCATAATGCGACGCGATTTCTCGATCTAAATTCTCTTTGGTTACAAGAGAATACATGTTCTGCTGAACATATGGTTTCAACTCAAAAGGTATATTTTTTGACAAGCTGCAAACGACTTTACCATTAATCCCTGAGTCTTTGTCTGTTATGCTAATTAGAGAAATGACTGTCCCGGGTTTTGAGTCTTCAGAAACAATGTTAGAAAGCGATGTGACTTCAATCTCAGGTTCATTATCATTAAGatcaataattttaattataactcGGCAGTCGGTATCCATTGGAGGTAGTCCCTTATCAGAAGCCATTATGTTCAGACTAAAAATTTCATTCTCTTCAAAATCGATTTTGCCTTTGACACGTATCTCACCTGTCACTTTATCCAACTCAAATATATCATGTACTTTTCTCTGCACGTTTCTACCGTAAGTATATTCAACTTCTCCATTAACGCCCTCGTCTGGGTCAGTTGCATTAACAAATGTTACAGTAAAACCAGGAGAAGCGTTCTCATTTAACATAATAGTGTATGTATCTCTGTTGCATACTGGACGGTTGTCGTTAACATCGAGGACGGTGATAGTTATATTTAAGATGCCTGATTTTGGTGGATTTCCACCATCGATGGCAGTCAAAGATAAGATGTGTTTGTCTTGACTCTCCCTGTCTAAAGGTTTTTGTAAAAGCAGAAAAGGACTTTTTTCTCTGTATTCACTGTCCCTTACCTCTATTTCAAAATGGTCGTTTTGTCCGAGCCGATAGAAACGAACAGAATTAACGCCAACGTCTAAATCTCTAGCGGTTGGAAGACCAAAGCGAGTTCCCTTCAAAGTGCTTTCCGCTATTTTAATTTGCAAGTCTTTTTCTGGAAAAGATGGGAAGTGATCGTTAACGTCTGTTATTTCGACCTCGACGTAATGAACTTCGAGTGGATTTTCAACCGCAATCTTTAAGTTTAACAAGCACGCGCCATTCCCATCACAAATCTCCTCTCGGTCGATTTTCTTATTAATGTACAAGATGCCATTGTTTTGGTTTACCTCGAAAAAACCGTCCTTAGATCCAGAAACGACACGAAACCGTCTGTGCTCTAACACACCGACATCGAGACCGAGATCCTTAGCGATATTTCCCACTTGCGATCCCTCTTTGACCTCCTCCGGAACAGAATATCTGATCTGTGCTGAAACAGGCTGATCACAACCCATCAGCAAACACAAAGCAGTCCACCAGTATCCCCATCTGCGCCTTTGTCCATCCTTATCCATCGCGagcaaattaaacaaaagtatTCCAGAAAAAGACATGTGCTCTCCTTGACTGCTCCCACCAAGATGATCCGCGTAGCGCCAGGAATCAGGAGATaactcaaattaaataaaacgtcGCATCGTCAGTCCACCGCAAGCACTATATTTTTCCTCTATTCACAGTGGTTCCTAAAACGTACAGATCAATGTAGCACTGCGCATGTCACAATTTAAGGCAGGGCATAGTTTCTCCATCATATCACAGTGCAATACTGACACCGAGCGGTCTACTGTTCGTTTCAAACACTCTCTAAAAAATTCTGAAGGGCTTAGTAACTCTATATCGTGAACAGCGAAGTGCTACATCACCTGTCCAAACtattacacaaattaaaataccattacatttttttatttctctgtgaatatgtactgaaaataaaacaattttaacctattatacacataaatgcattcaaattcaTTACATATTGAAGTAAAAATGTGTGCACATAAAATTAGCTAAAATAAGCAACATGAAATCCACACCTGAAAGCgcgagagagagtgagagtgagagagatagatggagagagagagagagagacagagagagagagagagagagagagagagagaccagagagaccgagagaagagaaagagagagaaacagaagagagagagagagagagagagagagagagagagagagagagagagagagagaccattGTTGGAATTAAGTTTACATTCTTTCAGTCATTTTCGATCActgatattgtttttgtttgcaagtttcttttatggaaaaataacactaaattaAAGAGTTCATTTCAGCACCAACACAATGAACAGCTCCCTGCaatcaacgttttttttttacaacacaattaaacaataaaagctgTCAGACAAAGTAAGCTACTGAAAATGATTCTGTCCTGTAAAATCATTgctactttaaatattaaagtaaaacgTTGTagcttaaatataattattccaTTATTCTTACCTCCCCAGACTCTCTCCTCCTTCGATCTGGTATCACCAGAGTGTTTCTATTACTGCCTGGTGCTATAGTAGAGCCGATACTCATTCTGGGTCCAACTAACATGTACCGTTTGTCTCCAGATCTGTACTGGATGCTGTGACACAGAGTCCCGTCGTAATTTGTATCCTGTAAATACTTGGACGAATAGTCTGTGGATTTAGAGCACTGCATTACAATCAACACGATGATGCTGATGACAAAAAGCACCGAAACCGAGCCCAAAGTGaggatcaaataaaatgtcacgttGTTTTCCTCCTCGTCTTTTACTGCGTTTTTCACGTCAGAAGCTGCAAAAGCCTCTTTGGGCTCCACAACTTTGACAATCACAGTCGCTGTTG
The genomic region above belongs to Puntigrus tetrazona isolate hp1 chromosome 14, ASM1883169v1, whole genome shotgun sequence and contains:
- the LOC122358202 gene encoding LOW QUALITY PROTEIN: protocadherin Fat 4-like (The sequence of the model RefSeq protein was modified relative to this genomic sequence to represent the inferred CDS: inserted 5 bases in 3 codons; deleted 1 base in 1 codon), producing MDKDGQRRRWGYWWTALCLLMGCDQPVSAQIRYSVPEEVKEGSQVGNIAKDLGLDVGVLEHRRFRVVSGSKDGFFEVNQNNGILYINKKIDREEICDGNGACLLNLKIAVENPLEVHYVEVEITDVNDHFPSFPEKDLQIKIAESTLKGTRFGLPTARDLDVGVNSVRFYRLGQNDHFEIEVRDSEYREKSPFLLLQKPLDRESQDKHILSLTAIDGGNPPKSGILNITITVLDVNDNRPVCNRDTYTIMLNENASPGFTVTFVNATDPDEGVNGEVEYTYGRNVQRKVHDIFELDKVTGEIRVKGKIDFEENEIFSLNIMASDKGLPPMDTDCRVIIKIIDLNDNEPEIEVTSLSNIVSEDSKPGTVISLISITDKDSGINGKVVCSLSKNIPFELKPYVQQNMYSLVTKENLDREIASHYDITVTATDLGNPALSSSKSLSIEVSDVNDNTPQFPHSPLEIYLFENNPPGQSIFSVSATDKDKNENAHVTYHIIRGDQTQSDMTLFLNINSETGVISALKSFDFESVKKFQFHVLATDSGAPSLSSNVTVNVFILDQNDNVPVIFYPVSANGSAEGVEEIPRNVNAGHLVTKVRAYDADIGYNGWLLFSLQEVSEHSLFGLDRYTGQIRTLRSFTETDEAQHKLIILVKDNGNVSLSATATVIVKVVEPKEAFAASDVKNAVKDEEENNVTFYLILTLGSVSVLFVISIIVLIVMQCSKSTDYSSKYLQDTNYDGTLCHSIQYRSGDKRRTVWAQIRYSISEEQKDGVAVGNIAKDLGIDHRTLKERGFRIVSTSGESMFSLNQNDGVLYVNGKLDREEVCERSAPCLINLKIALENPLEIHYVIVEILDVNDHSPRFPESEKRLEIGESVLPGARYPLQAARDPDSGSNSVQTYKLSHNEHFRLEIKDRENVKIPILILHKSLDREVTKNIKLVLTALDGGRPPKSGSVEIFIDVLDINDNVPVFTKETYTVVLNENAAVGTTVVQVNATDLDEGQNGEVVYALGNNVDDNLRELFQVNSLTGEIIVNGLLDFEVKDIYEIDIQASDKGTVPLATDKSVIIKIVDVNDNAPEIEVTSFSSAIPEDSRPGTTVALISITDLDSGLNGKISCSISDDIPFKLMPSSHDNIYSLVTSGSLDRETTIQYDITLSAKDMGQPSLSSVKSITVLISDVNDNSPILIXSPYEFYVTENNVPGKFLFSXSATDKDSNENAIVSYQIWREGSEENKYTSFININSENGEIYALKSFDFESVKKFQFHVLATDSGAPSLSSNVTVNVFILDQNDNXPVIFYPVSANGSAEGVEEIPRNVNMGHLVTKVRAYDADIGYNGWLLFSLQEVSEHSLFGLDRYTGQIRTLRSFTETDEAQHKLIILVKDNGNVSLSATATVIVKVVEPKEAFAASDVKNAVKDEEENNVTFYLILTLGSVSVLFVISIIVLIVMQCSKSTDYSSKYLQDTNYDGTLCHSIQYRSGDKRYMLVGPRMSIGSTIAPGSNRNTLVIPDRRRRESGEVRQ